From Brachionichthys hirsutus isolate HB-005 chromosome 16, CSIRO-AGI_Bhir_v1, whole genome shotgun sequence, a single genomic window includes:
- the metrnla gene encoding meteorin-like protein, which produces MLALLLPLLVLCRISFCQYSSDQCSWRGSGLTHEGHARDVEQVYLRCSQGSLEWLYPTGAIIVNLRTNTVSPAAAAARLSVCIKPFANSRGTNIYLDRNGKLRLLLREELQARGRVQCFDIREGALFIEAVTHLDISRRITSFQYELVSGRLGPDGHSLDAPCQPCSNPDILLAVCTSDFVARGSIKKVEQEEEHSSVTVEIGHLYRQKAKVFVSGGVRTRSWSGRIKMPLRCRVKSGEGDFLFTGTVRFGEAWMGCAPRYKEFLRLYHDAREKGTNPCHVDTD; this is translated from the exons ATGCTGGCCCTCCTGCTGCCGCTTCTCGTTCTCTGCCGGATCTCTTTCTGCCAATACTCGAGCGATCAGTGCAGCTGGAGGGGAAG cGGGCTAACTCATGAAGGCCACGCTCGGGACGTGGAGCAGGTGTACTTGCGTTGCTCTCAGGGCTCCCTGGAGTGGCTCTATCCCACGGGGGCCATCATCGTCAACCTCCGCACCAACACGGTCTCCCCggcggccgccgccgcccgtctctctgtctgcatcaaGCCCTTCGCCAACTCCAGGGGCACCAACATCTACCTGGACCGTAACGGCAAGCTGCGGCTCCTGCTGCGCGAGGAGCTGCAGGCGCGGGGCAGAGTGCAGTGCTTCGACATCCGGGAGGGGGCGCTCTTCATCGAGGCGGTCACGCACTTGGACATCAGCCGGCGGATCACCTCGTTCCAGTACGAGCTGGTCAGCGGCAGGCTGGGACCGGACGGCCACTCGCTGGATG CACCCTGTCAGCCCTGCAGCAACCCTGACATACTTCTAGCAGTGTGCACCAGTGACTTTG TGGCGCGGGGCAGCATTAagaaggtggagcaggaggaggagcactcCTCTGTCACTGTGGAGATCGGCCATCTCTACAGGCAGAAAGCTAAGGTCTTTGTGTCTGGGGGAGTGAGGACACGGAGCTGGAGCGGCCGCATCAAGATGCCCCTACGGTGTCGGGTGAAGTCTGGCGAGGGCGATTTCCTCTTCACGGGGACAGTGAGGTTTGGGGAGGCCTGGATGGGCTGCGCCCCGCGATACAAAGAATTCCTGAGGTTGTATCACGACGCACGAGAGAAGGGGACCAACCCCTGCCACGTAGACACCGATTGA